A genome region from Nocardia sp. NBC_01730 includes the following:
- a CDS encoding polyadenylate-specific 3'-exoribonuclease AS — protein MRYFYDCEFIEDGRTIDLISIGFVSEDGREYYAVSTEFDPGRAGPWVRKYVLPQLPPPSSPLWRNRQQIRDDLYEFLLPRPSVQPELWAWVAAYDHVALCQLWGSMVDLPTALPRYTNELRQHWEAHSRPELPPVPPDAHDALADARHNLAKFEAIEAARRSAPRL, from the coding sequence TTGAGGTATTTCTATGACTGCGAATTCATCGAGGACGGTAGGACCATCGATCTGATCTCCATCGGCTTCGTCAGCGAGGACGGCCGGGAGTACTACGCCGTGTCCACCGAATTCGATCCGGGTCGAGCCGGCCCATGGGTACGCAAATACGTTCTGCCGCAGCTACCTCCGCCGTCGTCGCCGCTCTGGCGCAACAGGCAGCAGATCCGCGACGACCTGTACGAGTTCCTGCTGCCACGACCGAGCGTCCAGCCGGAGCTGTGGGCCTGGGTCGCGGCCTACGACCACGTGGCGCTGTGCCAGCTGTGGGGTTCCATGGTCGACCTGCCCACCGCGCTGCCGCGCTATACCAACGAGCTGCGCCAGCACTGGGAGGCGCACAGCCGTCCCGAACTCCCGCCGGTCCCCCCTGACGCGCACGACGCGCTGGCCGACGCCCGGCACAATCTGGCCAAGTTCGAGGCCATCGAGGCGGCCCGCCGCTCGGCGCCACGCCTGTGA
- a CDS encoding class II 3-deoxy-7-phosphoheptulonate synthase: MNWTVDVPIDRLPELPPLPAELRRRLDDALARTALQQPSWDPEQAAQMRTVLESVPPICVPAEVEELREQLAQVARGEAFLMQGGDCAETFADNTEPHIRGNIRTLLQMAVVLTYGASLPVVKVARIAGQYAKPRSSDVDSLGLKSYRGDMVNSLTADAAMREHDPSRLVRAYANASAAMNLVRALTGAGMADLHKVHDWNRDFVAKSPAGARYEALAAEIDRGLAFMTACRVTDPSLKSARIYASHEALVLDYERAMLRLSENAIGEPVLYNLSAHFLWIGERTRQLDGAHIAFAELIANPIGLKIGPSTTPEQAVEYVERLDPNNEPGRLTIVSRMGNTKVRDVLPPIIEKVQATGHQVIWQCDPMHGNTHEASTGFKTRHFDRIVDEVQGFFEVHHALGTHPGGMHIELTGEDVTECLGGAQDISDLDLSGRYETACDPRLNTQQSLELAFLVAEMLR, from the coding sequence GTGAACTGGACCGTCGACGTACCCATCGATCGCCTGCCGGAACTGCCGCCGCTGCCCGCCGAGCTGCGCAGGCGGTTGGACGACGCGCTGGCACGCACCGCGCTGCAGCAGCCTTCCTGGGATCCGGAGCAGGCGGCCCAGATGCGGACCGTATTGGAGAGCGTGCCGCCGATCTGCGTGCCCGCCGAGGTGGAGGAGCTGCGCGAGCAGCTGGCCCAGGTCGCCCGCGGCGAGGCCTTCCTCATGCAGGGCGGCGACTGCGCGGAGACGTTCGCCGATAACACCGAGCCGCATATCCGCGGCAACATCCGCACCCTGCTGCAGATGGCAGTCGTGCTCACCTATGGCGCGAGCCTGCCGGTGGTGAAGGTGGCCCGGATCGCGGGGCAGTACGCCAAGCCGCGCTCCTCGGACGTCGACTCGCTCGGCCTCAAGTCCTACCGCGGCGACATGGTGAACTCGCTGACCGCCGACGCGGCGATGCGCGAGCACGACCCGTCGCGCCTGGTCCGCGCCTACGCCAACGCGAGCGCCGCGATGAACCTGGTTCGCGCGCTCACCGGCGCAGGCATGGCCGACCTGCACAAGGTCCACGACTGGAACCGCGACTTCGTGGCAAAGTCGCCCGCGGGCGCGCGCTACGAGGCGCTGGCCGCAGAGATCGACCGCGGCCTCGCCTTCATGACCGCCTGCCGGGTGACCGATCCGAGCCTGAAGTCGGCCCGCATCTACGCCAGCCACGAGGCGCTCGTGCTCGACTACGAGCGCGCGATGCTGCGCCTGAGCGAGAACGCGATCGGTGAGCCGGTGCTCTACAACCTGTCCGCGCACTTCCTGTGGATCGGTGAGCGCACCCGTCAGCTCGACGGTGCGCACATCGCGTTCGCGGAGCTGATAGCCAACCCGATCGGTCTGAAGATCGGCCCGTCCACCACGCCCGAGCAGGCGGTGGAGTACGTCGAGCGGCTGGACCCGAACAACGAGCCGGGCAGGCTGACCATCGTGTCCCGGATGGGCAATACCAAGGTGCGCGACGTGCTGCCGCCCATCATCGAGAAGGTGCAGGCCACCGGCCACCAGGTGATCTGGCAGTGCGACCCGATGCACGGCAACACCCACGAGGCCTCTACCGGCTTCAAGACCCGTCACTTCGATCGCATCGTCGATGAGGTACAGGGCTTCTTCGAGGTGCACCACGCGCTGGGCACGCATCCCGGTGGCATGCACATCGAGCTCACCGGCGAAGACGTCACCGAATGCCTCGGCGGTGCCCAGGATATCTCCGACCTGGACCTCTCCGGCCGCTACGAGACCGCCTGCGACCCGCGCCTGAACACCCAGCAGTCCCTGGAGCTGGCCTTCCTCGTCGCGGAGATGCTGCGCTGA
- the pknB gene encoding Stk1 family PASTA domain-containing Ser/Thr kinase — MIGQMLEGRYRIDAPIARGGMSMVFRGVDTRLDRPVAIKVMDPKFAGDPQFLSRFEFEARAVAKLKHSSLVAVYDQGIDGDHPFLIMELVEGGTLRELLRERGPMPPHAVRAVAEPVLAAIGVAHSAGLVHRDIKPENVLISDAGEVKIADFGLVRAVAAANTTSASVILGTAAYLSPEQVTSGTAESRSDVYSFGVLIFEMLTGRVPFTGDTSLSVAYQRIENDVPSPSRFIAGVPPEFDELVAKATAREPAHRFTDANEMAGALRQIGAELQLPAYRVPAPQESAEHLSASYQAVPPDGQPTGAHAFEPHTPQPVQHTKVVTAQRPRLDYGRPDGYDQPQPVRQARPVPPYSSYGNELGKSRRMVWLWVAIVTILTLVVGIGGWWLGFGRYSAVPPVAGLDTDKAVAALRDAGFDTEIRQKASDTIPVGGVVGSDPSAGSKVTKGSTVAVLISNGKPRVPDIQSGDEVSKVNQLIRDAGLQPIDAGEESNAAPKGTIARLDPKPGTVLPLGAQVKVFRSKGSKPVRVPDVRGRPTAEAVKMLTASGITVRENRSRFDRAVEADHAIGTDPAAGTTVQSGDGVALLVSNALKMPSVLGTSVGDARARLEGMGLQVQVSQLARSDSSVVISQAPAIGANLEVGSTVSLVALP; from the coding sequence TTGATCGGCCAGATGCTGGAAGGGCGCTATCGGATCGATGCGCCGATCGCCCGCGGCGGAATGTCGATGGTCTTCCGCGGGGTCGACACCCGCCTGGACCGCCCGGTCGCCATCAAGGTGATGGACCCGAAGTTCGCGGGCGATCCCCAGTTCCTGTCGCGGTTCGAGTTCGAGGCGCGCGCGGTCGCCAAGCTCAAGCATTCTTCGCTTGTCGCGGTGTACGACCAGGGCATCGACGGTGACCATCCCTTCTTGATCATGGAGCTGGTCGAGGGCGGCACCCTGCGCGAGCTGCTGCGCGAACGTGGCCCGATGCCGCCGCACGCGGTGCGCGCCGTCGCCGAACCGGTGCTCGCGGCGATCGGTGTCGCGCACTCCGCCGGGCTGGTGCATCGCGACATCAAGCCGGAGAATGTGCTGATCTCCGATGCGGGAGAGGTGAAAATCGCCGACTTCGGCTTGGTGCGCGCGGTCGCGGCGGCCAATACCACCTCGGCGAGCGTCATTCTGGGCACCGCCGCCTACCTGTCCCCTGAGCAGGTCACCAGCGGCACCGCCGAGTCGCGCAGCGACGTGTACTCGTTCGGTGTGCTGATCTTCGAAATGCTCACCGGTCGGGTCCCGTTCACAGGCGACACCTCCCTGTCGGTGGCCTACCAGCGCATCGAGAACGACGTGCCGAGCCCGAGCCGATTCATCGCCGGAGTGCCGCCGGAGTTCGACGAGCTGGTCGCCAAGGCCACCGCGCGCGAGCCCGCGCACCGGTTCACCGACGCGAACGAGATGGCCGGGGCGTTGCGGCAGATCGGCGCGGAGTTGCAACTGCCCGCCTACCGGGTGCCCGCGCCGCAGGAGTCGGCCGAGCACCTCAGCGCCAGCTACCAGGCCGTGCCGCCGGATGGTCAGCCGACCGGGGCGCATGCGTTCGAGCCGCACACGCCGCAGCCCGTGCAGCACACAAAAGTGGTCACCGCGCAGCGGCCCCGGCTCGACTATGGTCGACCGGACGGCTACGACCAGCCGCAGCCGGTGCGCCAAGCACGTCCCGTGCCACCGTATTCGTCTTACGGCAACGAACTCGGCAAGTCCCGCCGCATGGTGTGGTTGTGGGTGGCGATCGTCACGATCCTCACGCTGGTGGTGGGTATCGGCGGTTGGTGGCTCGGCTTCGGCCGTTACTCGGCGGTCCCGCCGGTCGCCGGGTTGGACACCGACAAGGCGGTTGCCGCACTCCGGGACGCCGGTTTCGACACCGAGATACGGCAGAAGGCGTCGGACACGATCCCCGTGGGAGGCGTGGTCGGCAGCGATCCGTCGGCGGGGTCCAAGGTCACCAAGGGGTCGACTGTCGCGGTCCTGATCTCCAACGGCAAGCCCAGGGTGCCGGATATCCAATCGGGTGACGAGGTGTCGAAGGTCAACCAGTTGATCAGGGATGCCGGGCTGCAGCCGATCGACGCCGGAGAGGAGTCCAACGCCGCACCCAAGGGCACTATCGCCAGACTCGATCCGAAGCCGGGAACCGTGCTCCCGCTCGGCGCGCAGGTGAAGGTGTTCCGCAGCAAGGGATCGAAGCCGGTGCGCGTGCCCGACGTGCGTGGCCGCCCCACCGCGGAAGCGGTGAAGATGCTCACCGCGTCCGGAATCACCGTGCGCGAGAACCGGAGTCGGTTCGATCGTGCCGTCGAGGCCGATCACGCTATCGGCACCGATCCCGCAGCGGGGACGACGGTGCAGTCGGGCGACGGCGTCGCGCTGCTCGTCTCCAACGCGCTCAAGATGCCGAGTGTGCTCGGCACGAGCGTCGGCGATGCCCGGGCCCGCCTGGAAGGTATGGGATTGCAGGTGCAGGTCAGCCAGCTCGCGCGGTCGGATTCGTCGGTGGTGATCTCACAGGCACCCGCTATCGGCGCCAACCTCGAGGTGGGCAGCACCGTCTCCCTGGTCGCGCTTCCCTGA
- a CDS encoding Rv2175c family DNA-binding protein, producing MSAFPCSDDVLPQSVALVSLPEVADRLGLVVTRVHQMLRDHQLIALRRGGVAGVPERFFDDTGAVVKSLPGLITVMRDAKYTDEEILEWIFTEDESLPGKPIDALHGPLAREVLRRAAADPF from the coding sequence GTGAGTGCATTTCCCTGCAGTGATGACGTCCTTCCGCAGTCGGTGGCCCTGGTGTCGCTGCCCGAGGTGGCCGACCGACTCGGACTCGTGGTGACCCGGGTGCATCAGATGCTGCGCGACCACCAGCTCATCGCCCTACGCCGAGGCGGCGTGGCGGGCGTCCCCGAGCGATTCTTCGACGACACCGGCGCGGTGGTGAAGTCGTTGCCCGGCCTGATCACCGTGATGCGGGACGCCAAGTACACCGACGAAGAGATCCTGGAATGGATCTTCACCGAGGACGAAAGCCTGCCGGGCAAGCCGATCGATGCCCTGCACGGTCCCCTCGCCAGGGAAGTGCTGCGCCGGGCGGCGGCCGACCCGTTCTGA